In Penicillium psychrofluorescens genome assembly, chromosome: 5, a single window of DNA contains:
- a CDS encoding uncharacterized protein (ID:PFLUO_008445-T1.cds;~source:funannotate), whose translation MFSRTAFAAFRPISRPTSVLRPTAAFRLPSVLHARLLSTETKAAIEKAVGSAPVVLFMKGTPETPQCGFSRASIQILGLQGVDPKKFVAFNVLEDPELRQGVKEYSDWPTIPQLYLDKEFVGGCDILMSMHQNGELAKMLEGKGVLVAADQ comes from the exons ATGTTTTCCCGAACAGCCTTTGCG GCATTTCGCCCGATCTCGCGGCCAACCTCCGTCCTGCGCCCAACCGCGGCCTTCCGCCTGCCCTCCGTCCTCCACGCTCGTCTGCTATCTACCGAAACTAAGGCGGCAATCGAAAAGGCCGTGGGCTCTGCGCCCGTCGTGCTGTTCATGAAGGGCACTCCCGAGACGCCGCAGTGCGGtttctcgcgcgccagcaTCCAGATCCTGGGTCTGCAGGGCGTGGATCCCAAGAAATTTGTCGCGTTCAACGTCCTCGAAGACCCAGAGCTGCGTCAAGGGGTGAAGGAATACTCCGACTGGCCAACTATCCCGCAATTATACCTGGACAAGGAGTTTGTCGGTGGATGCGATATCCTGATGTCTATGCACCAGAACGGCGAGCTTGCCAAGATGCTCGAGGGCAAGGGCGTTCTAGTGGCGGCGGATCAATAA
- a CDS encoding uncharacterized protein (ID:PFLUO_008441-T1.cds;~source:funannotate), with product MVELRKRKAPAPPPVSDKRSKPAKSAPKPKPAEADQIPASPAPNVDDTVNLETFGGEIETNDGSKATLKQLVADSESGVVLFTYPKASTPGCTKQACMFRDNYKHLTSTGLAIYGLSTDSPTANTTFQTKQSLPYPLLCDTRATLIAAIGFKKAPKGTTRGVFAMDKKGKVLLREAGGPDATVDAVQKLVANNKV from the exons atgGTCGAACTTCGGAAACGCAAGGCCCCTGCACCGCCCCCGGTGTCTGATAAGAGAAGCAAGCCGGCCAAGTCGGCCCCAAAACCCAAGCCGGCTGAGGCAGACCAGATCCCCGCGTCTCCAGCCCCTAATGTGGATGACACGGTCAATCTCGAGACTtttggcggcgagatcgagaccAACGACGGCTCCAAGGCCACTCTGAAGCAACTGGTGGCGGACAGCGAGTCGGGCGTGGTCCTGTTTACCTACCCGAAAGCCTCGACTCCGGGCT GCACCAAGCAAGCGTGCATGTTCCGCGACAACTACAAGCACCTCACCTCGACGGGGCTGGCCATCTATGGGCTGTCGACCGACTCGCCCACGGCCAACACCACCTTCCAAACCAAGCAAAGTCTGCCCTATCCGCTACTCTGCGACACCCGTGCCACCCTAATTGCAGCCATTGGATTTAAGAAAGCCCCCAAAGGCACGACTCGCGGGGTCTTTGCCATGGATAAGAAGGGCAAGGTGCTGCTGCGGGAAGCGGGCGGTCCAGATGCGACCGTGGATGCGGTGCAGAAGCTGGTGGCCAACAACAAGGTCTAG
- a CDS encoding uncharacterized protein (ID:PFLUO_008447-T1.cds;~source:funannotate), producing MSLSPSLLVRRQCCQTRPSLSRRYHVRLSAVHDPVRRSRTLTSNQGSHTRRPLVCQSRSKLPSARRSSHSPPTAPPLAATAKNPATHYSPPTTGMVASLPKSWIPYAELIRLDKPTGTYYLFFPTLFSTLLAAPMAVGVTPLQVLGTAGLFFSGAVIMRGAGCAINDLWDRNLDPHVERTKFRPIARGALSPPKAVLFTGSQLLAGLGILLQFPSQCLWYGIPSLPVVVAYPLAKRFTNYPQFVLGLAFSWGAIMGFPALGVDLLTNHDALIAAGALYSSCIAWTVLYDMIYAHMDIKDDVAAGIKSIALRHEHNTKAVLTGLAATQVALLATAGMAAGCGPVFFAGSCGSAILSLGLMIWKVQLKSVPNCWWWFKNGCLLTGGGITLGLLGEYAAQSLGLYDSTLSSEQPGSTE from the coding sequence atgtccctttctccctccctccttgTTCGCCGCCAATGTTGTCAGACAAGGCCCAGTCTCAGCAGACGATACCATGTGCGGCTCTCGGCTGTCCATGACCCTGTTCGTCGGTCGAGGACGCTGACCAGCAATCAAGGTTCCCATACCCGACGTCCCCTTGTCTGCCAGTCACGATCAAAGCTGCCGAGTGCCCGGCGCAGCTCCCATTCACCTCCGACAGCACCACCGCTCGCGGCGACGGCCAAAAACCCTGCGACTCATTACAGCCCGCCGACGACAGGCATGGTTGCATCTTTACCGAAATCGTGGATTCCTTACGCTGAGTTGATCCGACTGGACAAGCCCACGGGCACATActacctcttctttcccacGCTCTTCTCAACCCTCCTTGCGGCGCCAATGGCAGTCGGTGTCACTCCACTACAAGTGCTCGGGACAGCGGGACTCTTCTTCAGCGGCGCAGTGATCATGCGAGGCGCCGGGTGCGCGATCAACGATCTATGGGATCGCAACTTGGATCCTCACGTCGAGCGCACCAAGTTCCGGCCTATTGCAAGAGGCGCCCTCTCACCACCAAAAGCCGTGCTGTTCACGGGCTCGCAACTACTGGCTGGACtcggcattcttcttcaattcCCCTCGCAATGCCTCTGGTATGGGATTCCCAgcttgccggtggtggtggcttaTCCGCTCGCAAAACGCTTTACCAACTATCCTCAATTTGTACTGGGTCTTGCATTCTCTTGGGGGGCGATCATGGGATTCCCCGCATTGGGCGTGGACCTGCTCACTAACCACGACGCCCTCATCGCTGCGGGTGCTCTTTATTCCAGTTGTATTGCCTGGACGGTTCTGTACGATATGATCTATGCACATATGGACATCAAAGACGACGTGGCCGCGGGTATTAAGTCGATTGCCCTGCGCCATGAGCACAACACCAAAGCTGTGCTGACGGGGCTGGCAGCAACCCAagtggcgctgctggcgacGGCAGGCATGGCGGCGGGCTGTGGGCCAGTTTTCTTCGCCGGCAGCTGCGGCAGCGCCATTCTGTCGCTGGGACTCATGATCTGGAAGGTCCAACTGAAGAGTGTGCCGAattgctggtggtggttcAAGAACGGGTGTCTGCTGACGGGAGGAGGGATCACCTTGGGCTTGCTCGGCGAGTATGCGGCGCAATCCCTTGGCCTGTACGATAGCACGCTATCCTCGGAGCAGCCGGGGTCGACTGAGTGA
- a CDS encoding uncharacterized protein (ID:PFLUO_008446-T1.cds;~source:funannotate), with protein MDSQSTSLTAQQCLDDGKIHILLAASGSVATIKLPNIAEALCRHANVSVRIIITESAEHFLLGQSAEQPALDSLRQIDGVDGIYRNEDEWTTPWQRGNPILHIELRKWAHVLLVAPLSANTMAKMTMGMSDNLLLSVIRAWDTTGMVDGEFKSQKPRIFVAPAANTAMWRHPVTEKQLKVLRDEWGWSRSNPEGWVTVLPPMEKALACGDVGTGAMMDWKAIVNIIQDHLGLPGPMASS; from the exons ATGGATTCGCAATCGACCTCCCTCACTGCCCAGCAATGCCTGGACGACGGCAAGATACACATTCTACTGGCCGCGTCTGGCTCCGTGGCAACTATTAAGCTCCCAAATATCGCAGAGGCCTTGTGCCGTCACGCAAATGTCTCCGtccgcatcatcatcacggaGAGCGCGGAGCACTTCTTGTTGGGTCAGAGCGCGGAGCAACCTGCTTTGGACAGTCTACGGCAAATCGACGGGGTAGATGGTATTTATCGGAATGAAGACGAGTGGACTACCCCCTGGCAGCGCGGAAATCCCATTTTGCACATCGAACTCAGAAA GTGGGCACATGTCTTGCTGGTCGCACCGCTGTCAGCCAAtaccatggccaagatgacCATGGGAATGTCTGacaacctcctcctctcGGTAATCAGGGCCTGGGATACCACGGGCATGGTAGATGGCGAGTTTAAGTCACAGAAACCGAGGATCTTTGTGGCCCCGGCTGCGAACACCGCGATGTGGAGACACCCGGTCACCGAGAAGCAGCTGAAGGTCCTACGAGACGAATGGGGGTGGAGCAGGTCGAACCCCGAGGGCTGGGTGACCGTCCTGCCTCCCATGGAGAAGGCTCTGGCCTGTGGGGACGTCGGGACTGGTGCAATGATGGACTGGAAAGCGATTGTCAACATTATTCAAGATCACTTGGGTCTCCCGGGACCCATGGCGAGTTCGTGA
- a CDS encoding uncharacterized protein (ID:PFLUO_008443-T1.cds;~source:funannotate), with amino-acid sequence MMNISSSFAPSLARKDTAKSSQGYDSHMPPPAPVLSGGGGSFGPQSATSIYQQIHDMAAKRIATLEYLRKAHEGRVYWFNTMHFSRNDIGRMPYFEPRKLSRRAVNCLLLGLSLPSILDVNSSPSEYLRALNALLLEFEAFQQVHPPDGGSSSSLARARIPQMFKRATHGGTKTRRASSATEIGLPMQLSDPSDLKSAGGPITSPTSAAGSGISFPLTESADLLPGEEYTYLLTPSLPFEPDFFETFATLCDVLIDCYSRLITLVSTPTICTVALGEAFSKADAKLRKVMVAGAVREFEDASRTGVKNEVAGVSRVVLGGLLG; translated from the exons atgatgaacatTTCATCCTCCTTTGCCCCCAGCCTGGCCCGCAAAGACACGGCCAAGTCAAGCCAGGGCTATGACTCTCATATGCCTCCTCCCGCGCCCGTCCTcagcggtggaggaggctcTTTTGGCCCCCAGAGCGCAACCTCGATCTACCAGCAAATTCACGACATGGCTGCCAAACGAATCGCCACCCTGGAGTACCTGAGGAAAGC CCATGAGGGCCGGGTCTATTGGTTCAATACAATGCATTTCTCCCGAAACGATATCGGACGCATGCCCTACTTCGAGCCGCGCAAACTCTCCCGTCGGGCGGTCAATTGTCTCCTGCTGGGCTTGTCACTGCCCTCGATCCTCGACGTCAATTCCTCGCCGAGCGAGTACCTCCGAGCGCTGAATGCGCTACTGCTGGAGTTCGAGGCCTTCCAGCAGGTGCATCCACCCGATGGCGGCTCCTCATCGAGTCTCGCGCGTGCACGCATCCCCCAAATGTTCAAGCGGGCGACACACGGGGGCACCAAAACACGAcgcgccagctcggccaccgAAATCGGTCTCCCCATGCAGCTCAGCGACCCGTCTGATCTCAAGAGCGCGGGGGGGCCGATCACATCACCAACGTCCGCAGCTGGGTCAGGCATTTCGTTCCCTCTCACGGAGTCTGCAGACCTTCTTCCCGGCGAGGAGTATACCTATCTCCTGACGCCGTCGCTGCCCTTTGAGCCAGACTTCTTTGAGACCTTTGCCACACTGTGTGATGTCTTGATCGATTGCTATAGCCGACTCATCACGTTGGTGTCAACCCCAACCATTTGCACAGTGGCCCTGGGGGAGGCCTTCTCCAAGGCTGATGCCAAACTGCGCAAGGTCATGGTGGCGGGAGCGGTGCGCGAGTTTGAAGATGCCAGCCGGACTGGCGTCAAGAATGAAGTGGCGGGCGTGAGTCGGGTCGTCCTCGGAGGTCTCCTGGGTTGA
- a CDS encoding uncharacterized protein (ID:PFLUO_008449-T1.cds;~source:funannotate) has translation MAAVRLRRAFHYPEDSDGREELDEEEQHQLIQQLQTQNDTRNGQYNVVFSVIPLLTAVVFVIPVFSASPTERFFALLSIVSLATTAGIMRSSPLQRDRKGKKPISAQDERRAWIRPLVPANIVACAVLAVYCLSGRSSVARPMLYLMPAVMLATILLAREVMLSVDLAPLKDLQYEYKGA, from the exons ATGGCTGCAGTCCGCCTCCGACGGGCATTTCACTATCCCGAGGACTCAGATGGccgcgaggagctggacgaggaggagcagcaccAGTTGATCCAGCAGCTACAGACGCAGAACGATACGCGCAATGGCCAGTACAAT GTGGTCTTCTCCGTGATCCCATTGCTCACCGCGGTGGTATTTGTGATCCCGGTCTTCTCGGCATCGCCGACGGAGCGCTTCTTCGCGCTGCTCAGCATCGTCTCGCTGGCAACGACAGCTGGCATCATGCGTTCGTCCCCTCTCCAGCGGGATCGAAAGGGCAAGAAGCCTATATCTGCACAGGATGAGCGCCGGGCGTGGATTCGCCCGCTGGTGCCTGCTAACATCGTCGCCTGTGCCGTGCTGGCGGTGTATTGTCTCTCCGGCCGCTCCTCGGTTGCTCGACCAATGCTCTATCTGATGCCCGCAG TGATGCTGGCGACGATTCTGCTGGCTCGGGAAGTCATGCTATCGGTCGACCTCGCTCCTCTCAAGGATCTACAGTACGAGTACAAAGGTGCTTGA
- a CDS encoding uncharacterized protein (ID:PFLUO_008450-T1.cds;~source:funannotate): MLLSRTLARRAAGLGPRRQTLPQLRRITPAPGPNTGPIMERRADRELPTITPRRWIRTLPVFVVVVGAAMLGIFNYQKSSSSVVSSTLYALRTSPQAREILGDEIYFAQQIPWISGEMNQLHGRINISFWVKGTKGQGKMRFRSIRPDRMSFFRTEEWSLETEDGTVVQLLEKGNDPFRQD; this comes from the exons ATGCTCCTCTCGCGCACGCTCGCTCGACGGGCAGCAGGCCTTGGGCCTCGCCGCCAAACCCTCCCCCAACTCCGCAGAATCACGCCCGCACCAGGCCCAAACACAGGGCCTATCATGGAACGGCGCGCAGACCGCGAGCTGCCAACAATCACTCCTCGACGATGGATAAGGACACTGCCGGTttttgtggtggtggtgggtgcaGCAATGCTAGGAATCTTCAACTACCAAAAGTCCTCGAGCAGCGTGGTGAGCAGCACGCTGTATGCGCTGCGGACATCGCCACAGGCACGCGAGATCCTGGGGGATGAGATTTACTTTGCCCAGCAGATTCCCTGGATCAGCGGCGAGATGAATCAGTTGCATGGCCGGATCAATATTTCATTCTGGGTCAAAGGCACCAAGGGCCAGGGCAAGATGCGGTTTCGCAGTATTCGACCAGACCGGATGAGCTTT TTCCGCACGGAGGAATGGAGTCTCGAGACCGAGGACGGCACAGTGGTGCAGCTGCTCGAGAAGGGTAATGATCCTTTTCGACAGGACTAG
- a CDS encoding uncharacterized protein (ID:PFLUO_008448-T1.cds;~source:funannotate): MSSQPNLTAFKPISPTLDVQKLIESSPKFDHAWRLSADSINDNNLEDFERLVLYQVVIRGRPLVVEGFHKQLNKSLFSEKWLREAYYKKHEVARDLSKGRNMPLTMGHYLKNMPGLADKMTAFDYANPDRQRIYLKDIDCPPEWRDYLSDVIPPSLFYLNKSRQKNTTRPESSWNPGTAANDDPITRAGDLMSSFPPKMRAENLMCYIGHEGTYTPAHQEMCASLGHNLMVEASDGSSEYRKATRPGSSIWFMTKTKDRHVVSEYWLSILKHDIELEDHFAQLDAWKDAPFKTYIVEQKPGDFILIPPLAAHQVWNRGTRTMKVAWNRTTVDTLEMALVEALPLARMVGRDEQYKNKAIVFFSLERYSKMLHRIDDTVDDPEAKLLWQDFQRLFVLYTSILLSETFSQNARKKQPVELIEYDSHITCSYCRCNIFNRFLTCPSCVLAGPGDAEDNYDVCMECHVMGRSCACISRLKWVEQFSWQYLIRLHDSWRRQILAFEEWDNTDQNHSPAPQNNDSTGDKEALKDRFPPWSVARVKMGKKSLAEICQEQLKLRPWKDPSQPAPVVAAKENGYSSEPDSGSGSSPRKRRKLRPSLKKDEGICHFCREVEPAWKLASCGHCELQYCYGTLFRAFDIHPQQAMEKYRWLCPKCQNICSCSVCREDPATIPYEPRCLLPGHDTQKVADFRSVESLVDFRVSNSRWLKQSGSDYSRRIAQRQQEAQWQEQEIAENDKELQNVPFPANGVYEPSLDPELGGLDEIPVDPALFDSSFANSNSPVSG, encoded by the exons ATGTCATCCCAGCCAAACCTCACGGCTTTCAAGCCGATTTCTCCCACTCTGGATGTGCAGAAGCTCATCGAGTCGAGTCCCAAATTCGATCACGCGTGGAGGCTTTCTGCCGATTCGATCAATGACAACAACCTCGAGGATTTTGAGAGACTGGTGTTGTACCAGGTTGTGATACGCGGACGTCCACTTGTAGTGGAAGGTTTCCACAAACAGTTGAACAAATCCCTCTTCTCAGAGAAATGGTTACGGGAGGCCTATTACAAGAAGC ATGAAGTTGCCAGAGACTTGTCCAAGGGAAGAAACATGCCCCTTACCATGGGCCATTATCTGAAGAATATGCCGGGGTTGGCTGATAAAATGACGGCATTCGACTACGCCAACCCGGACCGCCAGAGGATCTATTTGAAAGACATTGATTGCCCTCCGGAATGGCGGGACTATCTGTCGGATGTGATCCCTCCTTCACTATTCTACTTGAACAAGTCGCGACAGAAGAATACCACCCGACCGGAGTCCAGTTGGAACCCGGGTACAGCCGCCAATGATGACCCAATCACCAGAGCGGGCGATTTGATGAGCAGCTTTCCTCCAAAGATGCGCGCGGAAAATCTGATGTGCTATATCGGACATGAAGGCACCTACACACCCGCACATCAGGAGATGTGTGCTAGTCTTGGCCACAATCTGATGGTCGAGGCCTCTGATGGATCTTCCGAGTATCGGAAAGCGACCCGACCGGGTTCGTCGATTTGGTTTAtgaccaagaccaaggaTCGCCATGTGGTGTCCGAGTATTGGCTGTCGATTCTCAAACACGACATCGAACTGGAGGATCATTTTGCTCAATTGGACGCATGGAAAGATGCCCCATTCAAAACCTACATTGTGGAACAGAAGCCGGGCGATTTTATTCTGATCCCTCCCCTAGCTGCTCATCAGGTATGGAATCGCGGCACCCGGACTATGAAGGTGGCCTGGAACCGCACAACAGTGGACACGCTGGAGATGGCTCTGGTTGAGGCATTGCCCCTTGCGCGGATGGTCGGTCGTGATGAGCAATACAAAAACAAAGCCATCGTTTTCTTCTCGCTCGAGCGGTACTCGAAAATGCTTCACCGCATTGATGATACCGTAGATGATCCGGAGGCTAAGCTGCTCTGGCAAGATTTCCAACGCCTCTTTGTCTTGTACACGAGTATCCTTTTGTCCGAGACATTTTCGCAAAATGccagaaagaagcagccTGTCGAACTCATCGAATATGACAGCCATATCACGTGCTCCTATTGTCGATGCAACATTTTCAACCGATTTTTGACCTGCCCATCCTGCGTGCTTGCTGGTCCCGGCGACGCCGAAGATAACTATGATGTCTGCATGGAATGTCATGtgatgggaagaagttgTGCCTGCATCTCGAGACTCAAATGGGTGGAGCAGTTCAGCTGGCAATACCTGATTAGGCTGCACGActcctggagaaggcagaTTCTGGCCTTTGAAGAATGGGATAACACCGACCAAAATCACTCGCCAGCTCCCCAGAACAATGACTCTACCGGCGACAAAGAGGCACTCAAGGATCGGTTCCCGCCTTGGAGTGTTGCGCGAGTCAAGATGGGCAAAAAGTCTTTGGCTGAGATCTGCCAGGAGCAACTGAAACTACGACCTTGGAAGGATCCGAGCCAACCCGCGCCCGTGGTGGCAGCGAAGGAGAACGGATACTCTAGTGAGCCCGATTCTGGCAGTGGAAGTTCTCCTCGCAAGCGCCGGAAACTTCGGCCGTCGCTCAAAAAAGATGAAGGTATCTGCCATTTTTGCAGAGAAGTCGAACCCGCCTGGAAACTTGCTTCGTGCGGACACTGTGAGTTGCAATACTGCTATGGCACTTTATTTCGGGCATTCGATATCCACCCCCAGCAGGCTATGGAGAAGTACCGCTGGCTGTGTCCCAAATGCCAGAATATCTGCAGTTGCAGTGTCTGTCGAGAGGATCCCGCTACAATCCCATATGAACCTCGATGCTTGTTGCCAGGACACGATACCCAGAAGGTCGCGGATTTCCGCAGTGTTGAGTCCTTGGTCGACTTTCGCGTGTCGAACTCGCGGTGGCTGAAGCAGTCTGGTAGTGACTACTCGCGCCGGATCGCGCAACGCCAGCAGGAGGCTCAGTGGCAAGAACAGGAAATCGCCGAGAATGACAAGGAGTTGCAGAACGTCCCATTTCCGGCCAATGGAGTCTACGAGCCCTCCCTAGATCCGGAGCTTGGGGGACTCGACGAGATCCCCGTCGACCCTGCGTTGTTTGACAGTTCCTTTGCGAATTCAAACAGTCCCGTGTCCGGATAA
- a CDS encoding uncharacterized protein (ID:PFLUO_008444-T1.cds;~source:funannotate) — translation MDDQIPAVPVPGQWPVDPQDDVPISEDRIWVDGCFDFSHHGHAGAMLQARRLGKELFVGIHSDQAILENKGPTVMSLEERCAAVDACRWATQSVPHAPYVTYLPWVSHYGCKYVVHGDDITSDSEGNDCYRFVKAAGRFRVVKRTPGISTTDLVGRMLLCTKNHFVKSVKNVLSGEEGSGTPDERKNFGADLLQRVRDYATDESGLQPGPQVWTWVGSAPAKLDHVVAEAGAFETLVAGKGPKPGQRVVYVDGGFDLFCSGHIEFLRKVMHLEEAKGRERGWYEPGQKERRLREHNEDYAPAYIVAGIHDDDVINVWKGLNYPIMNIFERGLCVLQCRYIHAVVFSAPFTPSKPYLETLPLGMPDVVYHGPTTFIPLTYDPYSAPKEMGIFCEVPQHAFQHVNAGEIVGRILKSREAYEARQRAKLDKGVAEDLVKAREGQSA, via the exons ATGGACGACCAAATCCCTGCTGTGCCTGTGCCCGGGCAATGGCCCGTCGATCCCCAGGACGATGTGCCTATCTCCGAAGACCGCATCTGGGTCGACGGCTGCTTCGACTTTAGCCACCACG GGCATGCGGGTGCCATGCTGCAAGCCCGTCGCCTGGGCAAGGAActcttcgtcggcatccaCTCTGATCAAGCAATCCTCGAGAACAAGGGTCCAACCGTGATGTCCCTGGAAGAACG TTgcgccgccgtggatgcGTGTCGATGGGCCACTCAGAGTGTTCCCCATGCACCCTATGTGACCTACCTGCCCTGGGTCTCCCATTACGGCTGCAAATACGTGGTCCACGGGGACGATATCACGTCTGACAGTGAGGGGAACGATTGTTATCGGTTCGTCAAGGCCGCCGGTCGCTTCCGCGTGGTCAAACGGACCCCCGGGATATCCACCACCGATCTCGTCGGCCGCATGCTCCTCTGCACTAAGAACCATTTCGTGAAATCCGTGAAGAATGTGCTttccggggaagaaggatcGGGAACTCCAGACGAGCGCAAGAACTTCGGTGCCGATCTTCTGCAACGAGTCCGGGACTATGCGACAGATGAGAGTGGCCTGCAGCCGGGACCTCAGGTATGGACATGGGTGGGCTCCGCGCCTGCCAAGCTGGACCAtgtggtggcggaggccgGCGCATTTGAGACCCTCGTGGCGGGCAAAGGCCCTAAGCCCGGCCAGCGCGTTGTCTATGTCGACGGGGGCTTTGACCTGTTCTGCTCGGGTCACATTGAATTCCTGCGGAAGGTCATGCATCTGGAGGAAGCAAAGGGCCGTGAACGAGGCTGGTATGAGCCCGgccagaaggaaagaagactTCGAGAGCACAACGAAGACTACGCGCCAGCCTACATCGTGGCCGGCATCCATGATGACGACGTGATCAATGTGTGGAAGGGCTTGAACTATCCGATCATGAACATTTTTGAACGTGGCCTTTGTGTGCTCCAGTGTCGG TATATCCATgccgtcgtcttctccgctcCCTTCACTCCGAGCAAGCCATACCTGGAGACCTTGCCATTGGGCATGCCCGATGTCGTCTATCACGGGCCGACTACCTTCATTCCTCTGACGTATGACCCATACTCGGCTCCAAAGGAGATGGGCATCTTCTGCGAAGTCCCGCAGCATGCCTTCCAACATGTCAACGCTGGCGAGATCGTCGGCCGGATTCTGAAGAGCCGAGAAGCCTACGAAGCCCGGCAGCGTGCCAAACTGGACAAGGGTGTTGCGGAGGATTTGGTGAAAGCAAGAGAAGGACAGTCTGCCTAG
- a CDS encoding uncharacterized protein (ID:PFLUO_008442-T1.cds;~source:funannotate) — MKVFSSSCTFDYSWDEVSTANWRKYCPWNDKSPHVVAVDTLSRTIDNATGILRTERLITCDQSAPQWVSSLFGGSATSHVYEISYVDPASKKVTMCSTNLTWSNVLSVRETVVYQRSSTQPTTTTDFHQEAKITALCGGWQKIKNKVEEASVERFRENAKRGREGFETVLEMSRRVFSEQRDLEGQRIQA, encoded by the exons ATGAAGGTCTTTTCGTCCTCGTGCACGTTCGACTACTCGTGGGACGAGGTATCCACGGCAAACTGGAGGAAATACTGCCCATGGAATGACAAGTCACCGCATGTCGTGGCAGTCGACACGCTCTCTCGGACTATCGACAACGCCACCGGCATC CTGCGAACGGAACGTCTCATCACTTGCGACCAGTCAGCCCCGCAATGGGTCTCTTCGCTCTTCGGTGGCAGTGCCACTTCTCACGTCTATGAGATCTCCTATGTCGACCCGGCCTCGAAGAAGGTCACCATGTGCTCTACCAATTTGACATGGTCGAACGTCCTCAGCGTCCGCGAAACAGTGGTCTACCAACGGTCCTCGACCCAGCCTACAACCACAACCGACTTCCACCAGGAAGCCAAAATTACCGCCCTGTGCGGCGGGTGGcaaaagatcaagaacaaggtcgaggaggccAGCGTCGAGAGATTCCGAGAGAATGCCAAGCGTGGCCGAGAAGGCTTTGAAACCGTCCTGGAGATGAGCCGTCGCGTGTTCAGCGAGCAGCGGGATCTCGAGGGTCAGCGCATCCAGGCCTGA
- a CDS encoding uncharacterized protein (ID:PFLUO_008440-T1.cds;~source:funannotate) produces the protein MARDVLKAAKSASHVVSVAQKYTVPSTGVWERVRRALAIDPNRSSGVPLNSQYRLPTPGSLPPLAYDDPVTVPAGDIADNPYWKRDTRRNYPRLSTVKQADAVGLLTVGSQAAPKEDVLKIGEAGEKQLVTVKEEGEERGLAALFEKDKTSIQGVLGASGLPPTPCDLNSSSQPKSKYEINSDQGYPEVYVSLVT, from the exons ATGGCTCGCGATGTCCTGAAAGCCGCCAAGTCGGCATCGCATGTCGTATCCGTTGCTCAG AAATACACCGTCCCGTCCACCGGCGTCTGGGAGCGGGTTCGTCGTGCTCTCGCCATCGACCCCAATCGCTCATCCGGTGTCCCATTGAACTCGCAGTACCGTCTGCCTACCCCAGGATCTCTGCCACCTCTGGCCTATGATGACCCCGTCACCGTTCCGGCGGGTGACATTGCCGACAACCCCTACTGGAAGCGCGACACTCGGAGGAATTACCCCCGCCTGAGCACAGTGAAGCAGGCCGATGCCGTTGGTCTTCTCACGGTCGGAAGCCAGGCAGCCCCCAAGGAGGATGTCTTGAAGATCGGAGAGGCCGGGGAGAAGCAATTGGTCACCGTCaaggaagagggcgaggagcgCGGTCTGGCCGCGCTGTTTGAGAAGGACAAAACCAGCATCCAGGGTGTTTTGGGAGCCAGTGGCCTGCCCCCAACTCCCTGCGACCTAAACTCTTCCTCGCAGCCCAAGTCCAAGTACGAGATCAATTCGGATCAGGGCTACCCCGAAGTGTATGTCTCCTTGGTGACTTGA
- a CDS encoding uncharacterized protein (ID:PFLUO_008439-T1.cds;~source:funannotate) → MTTLHYLPPVKPSAIAMGTVFTHTASLGILAPLFGDTYHRAQAANSKEEFIKSKEAAGAAAAWGSSLAGSAVQTYGVAALINATGTLSYKGAAYLGTLVFMASSAPSFVSQIFTEKRPLDTVAVGGVARVFETVGLSLFLTWWGTRTHPFD, encoded by the exons ATGACCACCCTGCACT ATCTGCCGCCCGTGAAGCCCTCCGCGATCGCGATGGGGACCGTCTTCACCCACACGGCCTCGCTCGGCATCCTGGCCCCCCTGTTCGGTGACACCTACCACCGTGCCCAGGCCGCCAACTCCAAGGAAGAGTTcatcaagtccaaggaagCTGCGGGTGCCGCTGCCGCGTGGGGAAGCTCGCTGGCCGGAAGCGCCGTGCAGACCTACGGTGTCGCGGCCCTGATCAACGCCACGGGCACGCTGAGCTACAAGGGCGCTGCCTATCTGGGAACGCTGGTGTTCATGGCCAGCTCTGCCCCGAGT TTCGTCAGCCAGATCTTCACCGAAAAGAGACCTCTCGATACCGTCGCGGTCGGGGGAGTCGCCCGGGTGTTTGAGACGGTCGGTCTCAGCTTGTTCCTGACTTGGTGGGGGACTCGCACCCACCCATTTGACTAG